A genomic stretch from Sphingobacterium sp. ML3W includes:
- a CDS encoding HNH endonuclease produces the protein MKSKVYKGYTICSDGSILGKSGQKISPKDNGRGYKSIGIYANGLVKYEYIHRLVALCFIPNPDNKKCVNHKNGIKHDNRVENLEWITHSENVNHAYKTGLWDTQKASIKKASDIAHLNKRIKVIDTSTKKVYCSIKDASVKLNIEYSGLKRMLSGIRKNNTSLTYFNNN, from the coding sequence ATGAAAAGTAAAGTGTATAAAGGATATACCATTTGTAGCGATGGCTCTATATTGGGAAAATCAGGACAAAAAATATCCCCTAAAGATAATGGTAGAGGTTATAAAAGTATCGGTATTTATGCCAATGGTTTAGTAAAATATGAATATATACATAGACTAGTTGCTTTATGTTTTATCCCTAATCCTGATAATAAAAAATGTGTTAACCATAAGAATGGGATAAAACATGACAATAGGGTTGAAAATTTAGAATGGATTACTCATTCTGAAAATGTAAACCATGCATATAAGACTGGTTTGTGGGATACTCAAAAGGCTTCGATAAAAAAAGCTAGTGATATTGCTCACCTTAATAAAAGAATTAAAGTAATAGACACTTCCACTAAAAAAGTTTACTGTTCAATAAAAGACGCCTCAGTTAAACTAAATATTGAATATTCAGGACTAAAAAGAATGCTTTCAGGCATTAGAAAGAATAACACTTCATTAACATATTTCAATAACAATTAA
- a CDS encoding DUF6291 domain-containing protein yields MADDKKSFVAYADWQGQFNLLSNEEAGILIKHILSYVNDEYPELPNDNRILNIAFEPIKSQLKRDLKKYETKKKDKSENGAIGNLKRWHVDLYELFIKNEISLEQAKNIASSRTKSHSDNSDRTRIATVANIADTVTVTDTVNDTVTVTVSDTVIGDPHTKNFSTSFGKQSIEILKKNCAGHKSWLDSIGMKNSLLPDQVLEWFDAFCLHLLSSGKTEETESEFKRYCSSWISSEIRQGRTIKIEQPPEKSKPAKVNLQQAFQQSIIKEHGQ; encoded by the coding sequence ATGGCGGATGACAAAAAATCGTTTGTTGCGTATGCCGACTGGCAGGGACAATTCAATCTTTTGTCAAATGAGGAAGCCGGTATTTTAATCAAACATATACTTTCATATGTGAATGATGAATATCCGGAACTGCCAAATGATAACAGGATTTTGAACATAGCGTTCGAGCCAATTAAGTCACAACTTAAGAGAGATCTTAAGAAATACGAGACAAAAAAGAAAGACAAAAGCGAAAACGGAGCGATAGGAAATTTAAAAAGATGGCATGTCGATTTGTATGAACTTTTCATTAAAAACGAAATATCACTAGAACAGGCAAAAAATATCGCTTCCAGTCGCACGAAATCGCATAGCGATAACAGCGATCGCACCCGTATCGCCACTGTCGCAAACATCGCTGATACTGTTACTGTAACTGATACTGTTAATGATACTGTAACTGTTACTGTGAGTGATACTGTAATAGGCGATCCACACACAAAAAATTTTTCTACTTCATTCGGTAAACAGTCAATTGAAATTTTAAAAAAAAATTGCGCGGGACATAAAAGTTGGCTCGATTCAATAGGAATGAAAAATTCTCTTTTGCCTGATCAGGTTTTAGAATGGTTTGACGCTTTTTGCCTTCACTTGCTTTCATCAGGAAAGACGGAGGAAACAGAATCAGAATTCAAGCGATACTGTTCGTCGTGGATCAGCTCGGAGATTAGGCAAGGTCGGACGATAAAAATTGAACAACCACCTGAAAAATCAAAGCCTGCAAAAGTAAACCTACAGCAAGCTTTTCAACAATCAATAATCAAAGAACATGGACAATAA
- a CDS encoding lambda exonuclease family protein: MEQRSNEWYQERLGRFTSSSIHKLMGAKGLGQTGETYCMELAIDIVEGKDWSDEFTSFDMQRGIELEPIAFEKFSEIMSMDFIDVQKCGFIKLNKDTGSSPDGLVGDFGTLEIKCPKRDKFFNLVAFGSSEIDKAYLWQMQHQMMVTDRRLAYFFNYYIHNGKPLWHLLEVQRDDQSIDLMAKRIKEATNKRDEYVELISSNIQYKEV; encoded by the coding sequence ATGGAACAGCGGAGTAATGAATGGTATCAGGAAAGGTTGGGAAGGTTCACAAGTTCTTCCATACATAAATTAATGGGCGCTAAAGGACTTGGGCAAACAGGAGAAACATATTGCATGGAATTAGCTATAGATATCGTTGAAGGTAAAGACTGGAGCGACGAATTCACTTCATTCGATATGCAACGAGGTATTGAACTTGAACCTATAGCTTTTGAAAAGTTTAGTGAAATAATGTCTATGGATTTTATTGATGTGCAGAAATGTGGATTTATAAAATTAAATAAAGACACTGGGAGCTCTCCTGATGGATTGGTTGGTGATTTTGGCACACTCGAAATAAAATGCCCTAAAAGAGACAAATTCTTTAACCTGGTAGCCTTTGGATCATCTGAGATAGACAAAGCATATCTATGGCAAATGCAGCACCAAATGATGGTAACTGATCGTCGTTTAGCATATTTCTTTAACTATTACATTCATAATGGTAAACCTCTTTGGCATCTATTAGAAGTTCAGCGAGATGATCAATCTATTGACCTTATGGCAAAAAGGATTAAAGAAGCCACCAATAAACGGGACGAGTACGTTGAACTAATTTCATCAAATATCCAATACAAGGAGGTATAA
- a CDS encoding phage regulatory protein/antirepressor Ant, with the protein MNQLSNIQQTMSSREMAEMTGKQHAHVMQAIRKMELAWEKVNQSKFGLVEYTDAKGEKRPEYQLSKKECLYIATKFNDEARAILINRWEELENKPSSPQSDAVVLANAFQILNNMVEDQKRLIAQKDNALIQANEVITKAMPKVAYCEEVLQSKTNITINVIAQELGITAIKLNQLLKEKGIHYKQGGKWLLVSKFRNKGYTESYTHTYTKYNGEKGTDIQTRWTELGRAFIHSLFKN; encoded by the coding sequence ATGAACCAATTATCAAACATTCAGCAAACAATGTCAAGCCGCGAAATGGCGGAAATGACAGGTAAACAGCACGCTCATGTAATGCAAGCTATCCGAAAGATGGAACTTGCATGGGAAAAAGTAAACCAATCAAAATTTGGATTGGTTGAATACACTGATGCTAAAGGCGAAAAGCGTCCAGAATACCAACTTTCAAAAAAGGAATGCCTATACATTGCTACTAAATTCAACGATGAAGCAAGAGCTATATTGATCAATCGCTGGGAAGAGTTAGAGAATAAACCTTCATCACCACAATCTGATGCTGTTGTTTTAGCTAATGCTTTTCAGATCCTTAACAATATGGTTGAAGATCAAAAACGATTAATAGCTCAAAAAGACAATGCCCTTATTCAGGCTAATGAAGTTATCACTAAAGCCATGCCTAAAGTTGCCTACTGTGAAGAGGTCCTACAATCAAAAACAAATATTACCATTAATGTGATAGCTCAGGAGTTAGGCATTACCGCTATTAAACTTAATCAGCTACTCAAAGAAAAAGGAATCCACTACAAACAGGGCGGTAAATGGCTACTTGTGTCGAAGTTCAGAAATAAAGGGTACACTGAATCATATACCCATACTTATACCAAGTATAATGGTGAAAAGGGTACCGATATACAAACACGTTGGACCGAGTTAGGAAGAGCCTTTATACACTCTCTATTTAAAAACTAA